Genomic DNA from Niallia circulans:
TTCCTGTTTTAGTTGCAGAAAATCCAATGGATTGTGTTGCGATTGGAACAGGCATCATGCTTGATAATATTGACCGTTTGCCAAAAAGAAAGCTAGGATAAGCTGCTTTTCTACTGGTATAGATAATAAAAAAGTCGGCTGTCCATTTTGGAAGCCGACTTTTTTTATTAAATTTTACATTTTGCATTAAATTCCATTAGATATTTGCAAATAACTTCCGATATAATAAAGGATGAAGTTTATATGCAAGATATGACGTTATTCAACAAATTAATACAAAGATATTAGGAACTTATTTTATAATATATATAGTCTTACTAAAAAAGCGCACAAAGATATGAAAGAAATGGGGATAGTATATGTTTAAAGGATTTTATACTGCGGCATCGGGTATGTTGGCACAGCAAAGAAGAACAGAAATGCTGACAAATAATATGGCAAACAGTAATACACCGGGATACAAGGCAGATCAATCTGCAGTCCGCACCTTCCCAGACTTGCTGCAGCAAACCGTTGACACATATTCACAAAACGGGAAAACTACTAAGTCAACGATTGGCTCATTAGGGACTGGAGTGTATATGCAAGAAGCTATCCCAACATTTACTCAGGGTGATATTACACAAACAGACTTGAAAACAGATATAGCCTTGGTGAATATAAATGTTCCTGGAGATGACAATAATACAGCAGGCTCTATTTTCTTTAATATCCAAGATGCGAATGGTGAAACAAAATATACGCGCAACGGAAATTTCACTCTTGATGGCCAAGGGTATTTAACAACAGGAAGCGGTTTGTATGTTTTAGATGAAA
This window encodes:
- a CDS encoding flagellar hook-basal body protein, encoding MFKGFYTAASGMLAQQRRTEMLTNNMANSNTPGYKADQSAVRTFPDLLQQTVDTYSQNGKTTKSTIGSLGTGVYMQEAIPTFTQGDITQTDLKTDIALVNINVPGDDNNTAGSIFFNIQDANGETKYTRNGNFTLDGQGYLTTGSGLYVLDENNERIQLPDDNFTVSNEGILTSSAGDYRLGVSYTADPKSLVKEGDGLFRAEDGQALESAYTAGGVSFQLKQNFLESSNVDASRTMTDMMSAYRSFEANQKILQAYDKSMDKAANEIGKV